GATCTTCGTGCTCAACGCCGTCTTCCGCGGGGCCGGCGACGCGGCCATCGCCATGCGCGTGCTGTGGCTGGCGAACGGGATCAACCTGGTCCTCGACCCCCTCCTCATCTTCGGCTGGGGGCCGTTTCCGGAGCTCGGCGTGACCGGCGCCGCCATCGCCACGACGACCGGCCGCGGGCTCGCCGTCCTCGTCCAGCTCGTCGTGCTGATGCGCGGCGGGAAGCACCTCCGCGTCCTGTGGGAGCACGTCCGCCTCCGGGCCGACGTGATGGGCCGGCTCCTGAAGACGTCGGCCGGCGGGATCGCCCAGTTCGCCGTGGCGACGTCGTCGTGGGTGTTCCTGGTGCGGATCGTGGCCGAGTTCGGGGCCGAGGCCCTCGCGGGCTACACGATCGCCATCCGCGTCTTCCTGTTCACGCTCCTCCCGGCGTGGGGCCTGTCGAACGCGGCGGCGACGCTCGTGGGGCAGAACCTCGGGGCCGGCAAGCCGGACCGCGCCGAGCGCTCGGTGTGGGTGGCGGGCGGCGTGACGTCGCTCCTCCTCGGCCTCGTCTCGATCGGCTACATCGTGTTCGACGAGGCCCTCATCCGCCTGTTCACCGACGAGGCCGCCGTCGTCGCGGTCGGGGCCGACGGGCTCCGCGTGATGGCCTACGGGTACGTCATCTTCGCGTGGGCCATGGTGCTCCCGCAGGCGTTCAACGGGGCCGGCGACACGCTCACGCCGACGTGGATCAACCTCGGCTGCTTCTGGGCCTTCCAGGTGCCGCTCGCGTGGGGGCTGGCGATCCCGCTCGGGTGGGGGGTCGACGGCGTGTTCTGGTCCGTCGTCCTCGCCGAGTCGCTGATGGCGGCCGTCGCGGCGGTCCTGTTCCGACGTGGGACCTGGAAGGCGACCGTCGTTTAGCCCCGCCCGCCTCGGCGTCTCGTTGGGGCGACCGAGGCAGGCGGGCGCGAAAAACCGGGCGGCGTTGACGGACGGGGGGGCTGCTTCTCGGTAGGGGAGGAGGGGGACGCTCCCCCGACCCACCAGCCCTCCCGACGATGCGGTTCATGATCTTTCGCAAGGCCGACGCCGACACCGAGGCCGGCCTCCTGCCCTCCACTGACCTCCTCGAGGCCATGACGGCCTACAACGAGTCCCTGGCGCGGGCCGGCGTGCTCCTCGACGGCTACGGCCTCAAGCCGTCGGCCGAGGGCGCCCGCTACGACCACGACGGCGGCACCTCGACCCTCACCGGTGGGCCGGTCGCCGGAACGGACGCGCTTGTGGCCGGCATCACGGTCATCGATGCGCCCTCCCTCGACGACGCCGTCGCGTGGGCCCTCCGCTGGCCCCGCGAGGACGGCGACGTGACGCTCGAGGTCCGCCAGGTCCACGAGCCCCTCCCGTCGTTCCGCGCGCCGCGGCCCGACGGGCGCCCCCGATTCGTCGCGCTCCTCATGCACGACGAGTCGGCGGCGCCCGCGCCTGACGCCGCCGAGCAGGCCGCGATGGCCCGGTTCATGGCCGATGCCGCCAACGCGGGCGTGCTCCTCGAAACCGGCGGGTTGCATGCCACCGGCGACGGCGCCCGCGTCAAGTACACCAACGGCGACCCCAACGTCGTCCCCGGCCCATTCCCCGAGCCCAAGGTCATCGGCGGCTACGCCGTCTACCAGGCCGACTCCCTCGACGCGCTCCGGCCGTGGTGCGAGCGGTTCGGCGGGGTCGTCGGGACCGGGACGAGCGAGGTCCGCCCCGTCTTCGCCGACGCGGACTTCGGCGGGGCTCTGACGCCGGAGCTCCAGGAACGCGAGAAGGCCCTCCGGGCGCAGAGCGACGTGTGAGTCCGCCAGCCCGGATCCGGCCCTCCCGCTTCGGCGCCGAGGCGGGGGGGGCGGGGCGGCGGAAGCGGAGAGCGCCCGCGACGGGACGATGAGCGTGTCCACACGGCCCGGGTCGCCGTCGAGCGCAGCGGGTGCCTGGACGGGCCGGGCGCGAACCATCTGGCGCACGCCCCGTCACGTCGACGACGCCGGCGAGAAAGGCACGTGCCATCCGCCGCTCCGGGATAGGTTTGCGCGCCCTCCGGACACGCCGATGCACACGCACCACGCCATCGACTACCTCGAGTTCACCGTCCGCGACTTGGGCGAGGCCAAGCGGTTCTACACCGCCGCCTTCGGCTGGACCTTCACCGACTACGGCCCGACGTACGCGGGCATTCAGGGACCGGAGCGCGAAGTCGGTGGGATGGCCGAGGCCGAGGCGCCCCGGACGGGCGGACCGCTCGTGATCCTCTATTCCGACGACCTCGAGGCCAGCCAGCGCGCCGTGGAGGCCGCGGGCGGGACGATCTCGACGCCGCCGTTCTCGTTCCCCGGCGGGCGCCGGTTCCACTTTCTCGACCCGAGCGGGAACGAGCTCGCGGTCTGGGGAGAGGCCGAGTAACCGCCGCGCCGGCACGGACGCCAGCGGGGCGGAGCGGTCTACGCCGCGCCCGCCGGCGCCATCGGCCGGGTCTGAGCCTCATCGTCCTCCGCCTCGGTGCCGAGGCGGGCGGAGCCGTCGGGGAGCGGCTCGCCCGCGGGGACCGTCTCCAGCGAGACGCCCCCGCCCGGCGCCGCGTCGATCACGACGGCGTCGCCCTCGGCCACGAGGCCGGAGAGGATCTGCTCGGCCAGCCGGTTCGCCACCTGCCGCTGGAGGACCCGCTTGAGCGGGCGCGCGCCGAACGCCGCGTCGAAGCCCTCCTTGGCCAGCGCGTCTTTCGCCGCGTCCGTCAGCACGAGGCGGACGCCCTGGCGGGCCGCCAGCCGCTGGGTGTTCGAGAACAGGATCTCGACGATCTGGCGGATCTGGTCGCGCCCGAGCGGTCGGAACACGACGGTCTCGTCGATCCGGTTCAAGAACTCCGGCCGGAGCCGCTGGCGCAAGAGCGCCGTGAGCTCGTCCCGGAGCGCGTCCATCTCGGCCTCGGTGATCTCGCGGTCGGTGCCGAGCTTCTGCGTGATCAGCTCCGACCCGAGGTTCGAGGTCATGATGATGATCGTGTTCGTGAAGTCCACCACGCGGCCCTTCGAGTCGGTCAGGCGCCCGTCGTCGAGGACCTGGAGGAGCACGTTGTAGACCTCCGGGTGCGCCTTCTCGAACTCGTCGAGGAGCACGACCGAGTACGGCCGGCGGCGGACGGCCTCGGTCAGCTGCCCGCCCTCGTCGTAGCCGACGTAGCCGGGAGGCGCACCCACGAGCCGCGAGACGGTGTGCCGCTCCTGATACTCCGACATGTCGATCCGCACGAGCGCCGACTCGTCGTCGAACAGCTGCTCGGCGAGCGCCTTCGCCAGCTCCGTCTTGCCGACGCCGGTCGTCCCGAGGAAGATGAACGAGCCGAGCGGCCGGCTCGCTTCTTGGAGCCCGGCGCGGCTCCGGCGCACGGCGTTCGCCACGGCCTCGACGGCCTCGGGCTGCCCGACGACGCGCTTCTCGATCTCGTCCTCCAGGTGGAGGAGCTTCTCGCGCTCGGTCTCCAGCATCTTCGAGACCGGGATGCCCGTCGCCCGCGAGATCACGTCCGCGATGTCCTCGGCGTCGACTTCTTCTTTCAGCATGGCCCCGCCCTTCTGGACGTCCGCCAGCTTCTGCGTGGCCCCCTCTATGGCCTGCTCCAACTGGGGGATCTGGCCGTACCGGATCTCGGCGACCTGCCCGAAGTCGCCGTGGCGCTCGAGGTCGGCCGCCTCGATCTTGAGCCGGTCGATCTCGGCCTTCGAGTCCTTGATGGTCGTCACGAGGTCGCGCTCCTGCTCGTACTTCGCGCGGAGCCGGTCGCGCTCCTCCTCGAGGTTGGCCAGCCGCTCGGTGATCGCCTCGACCTGGGCGTCGTCGCCCTCGCGCTTGACGGCCTCCCGGGCGATCTCCTGCGTGCGGATTTCTCGCTCGACCTGATCGAGCTCCTCCGGCGTCGAGTCGATCTCGATGCGGAGCCGGGACGCGGCCTCGTCGATGAGGTCGATGGCCTTGTCGGGGAGGAAGCGGTTCGTGACGTAGCGGTCCGATAGCTCGGCCGCGGCCACGATCGCGCCGTCCGTGATTCGGACGCCGTGGTGGACCTCGTAGCGGTCCTTGATCCCGCGGAGGATGGCGACCGTGTCGTCCACGCTCGGCTCGTCTACGAGGACCATCTGAAAGCGCCGCTCCAGGGCCTTGTCCTTCTCGAAGTACTTCTGGTACTCGTCGAGCGTCGTCGCGCCGACGGCCCGGAGCTCGCCGCGCGCGAGGGCCGGCTTGAGGATGTTGGCCGCGTCCATGGCGCCCTCGCCGCCGCCCGCGCCCACGAGCGTGTGGATCTCGTCGATGAACAGGATGACCTCGCCGTCGGAGTCGGTCACGTCCTTGACCACGGCCTTGAGCCGGTCCTCGAACTCGCCGCGGTACTTGGCCCCCGCGATGAGCGCGCCCATGTCGAGCGCGAGGATCCGCTTGCTCTGGAGCCCTTCGGGCACGTCGCCCTCGACGATCCGGATCGCCAGCCCCTCAGCGATCGCCGTCTTGCCGACGCCGGGCTCGCCCACGAGCACGGGGTTGTTCTTCGTCCGCCGCGAGAGGATCTGCAAGACCCGCCGGATCTCGTCGTCGCGCCCGATGACGGGGTCGATCTTGCCCTTCCGGGCCGCCTCGTTGAGGTCGCGGGCGTAGCGGTTGAGCGCGTCGTACTTGGACTCGGCGTAGGGGTCCTGCACGCGCTGCCCGCCGCGGACGTCGCGGAGGACCTTGAGGAGCGCGTCCTTCGTCACGCCCTGGCTCTGGAGCGCGTTGGCGGTCGCGCCGTCGCCCTCGGCGAGCGCCATCAGCAGGTGCTCGCTGGCGACGTACTCGTCGCCGAGCGCCTCGGCCTCCTTGAGCGCCCGGTCGAACGCCTTGTTGAGGTCGGTCCCGACGTACTGGCCCGACACGCTCGCGCCGGTCACGGTCGGGAGCTTGTCGATGGACCGGTCGGCCAGGGCCGCGAGCGTGCCGGCGTTGGCGCCGAGGCGGGAGAGGAGGGTCGGGACGAGGCCGCCCTCGTCTTGGAGGAACGCCTTGAGGAGGTGGGGCGGCTCAATGCCCTGGTGGTTCTTGGACTGCGCGATCTCGGCCGCCTGCTGGACGGCCTCCTGCGCCTTGACGGTAAACTTCTGGAGGTTCATTCGGGTCGGGTGTCGGGTCGCCGGGCGGGCCCGGCGGTCGGTGTCAGTCTCGCCCAATGACGAGCGAAGGGCGTGCCAGGGAGGAGGTGACTGTCACCCTGTCATCCGTTATTGGGACGGCCTTCGCACAACCCGCGGGCCGCCCGTGTCTGCCGTCACACGACACTGCCGCGGGGCCGGTTCGCACCCATCCGGGCCTCCGTCCGTAGCCTCGCCTCCTCTCGCCCCCTGTGCCATGCGTGCGCTCCTGCTTCTCCTGGCCGTCCTCACCACCGGATGCTTCAACGTCTCCACCGACGGCGAGCGCGTCGAGGGCTCCGGCACCGAGGGCCGGCGGACCGTTGACGCCGACGGGGTCCGCGAGGTCCGGCTGGCGGCGCCCGGCACGCTCGTGATCACGCCGGGGGCGGCGCCGCTCGTCATCGAGGGCGACGACAACCTCGTCGACCGGCTCGAGGTCGAGGTCGACGATGGGGAGCTGTCGATCCAGGTCCCGCCCGGCGCGTCGTTCCGTCTGGACCGGCCGCTCCGGATGCGCATCGGGGTCGAGCGGCTGGAGGGCGTCGAGGTTGCCGGCTCGGGCCGGGTCGAGGCGTCTGACGTCCAGACGGACGACCTCGACGCTGCGATCGCAGGGGCTGGGGCGCTTGCGCTCGACGGGCTCCGGGCGGAGGCCGTCGACGTCCGGGTGGCCGGAAGCGGCGACGTCACGTTGTCGGGCCGGGCCGGGCGCCTCGACGTCGAGATCGCGGGCTCCGGCGACGTCGACGCCAGCGGACTGGCCGCGGGGGAGGCCTCCGTGTCGGTCGCGGGCAGCGGCGACGTGACGGTCCGCGTCGAGAAGGCGCTCGACGTCGAGATCATGGGCTCCGGCGACGTCCACTACTTCGGCTCGCCCACGGTCTCGCGCCGCGTGATGGGCTCCGGTGACGTCTCCCGCCGCGGCGACTGAGCGGAGGCGTCGCGGGGCCGCCACGCCACTCGCGAGCGCCGCGTCGGCGTCCCCGAACGGTACGCGGGGGGGATGTGCCGCAGGTTTAGTCGGCCCTACCCCCGCCGATACCGGGCGGGTCCCACCTCGACCGGCCCGTGCCCGACCCGAACCGCCCGTCTGCCACCGTCATTGCGTTCCGTTGGATCTTGCTGGTCGGCGCCCTGGCCGTGCCGGCCTTCTGGCTCGTCTACCACGCCATCGACCCCGACTACGTCGATCCGTTCGCGTACCGGGCGGGGTACGGCGGGTTCATGCTCGCCTTGTGGTCGCTCACCTACGTGAGCTCGATCGTCCGCCGGACCGTGTGGGCGTTGGCACTCATCGCCTCGACGGGTCTCGTCGTCTACTTCACGTGGCTGGGCGCCCTCAACGGTCTCGACGTGCCGTGGACGGTCGGCGTGCTCGCGGCAGGGAGCGCCTCGGTCCTCGCCGTCGCCCCCTACGCCCGGACGGTGCGGCAGGTGTGGGCGGCCGTCGGCCTCCTCGTCGGCGCGCTCATCGGGGCGCTCGTGGCCGTCGGGGCCATGAGCGACGGGGCCCTCATGATCGGCGGCTACTTCGTCGTTCTCGCCACGCTGGCGGGGATCGGGGCCACCGCTCAGGTCCGCATCCGCCGAGCGCTCTGGGAGGGCCGCGAGGCACTGAAGTCCCGCGAGCGCCTGCTCCGGACCGTCATCGACGCCATCCCGGAGCACATCTATGTCAAGGACCGCGAGGGGCGGTGCCTCGTCCGCAACCGGTACAGCGCCGAGCACATGGGGTTCGACGACCCCGCCGAGGCCGTCGGCCTCACGGTGTTCGACCAGTCCGAGGACCCCGAGGTGGCCGCGGGCTACTGGGAAGAGGAGGAGCGTGTGATGGAGACCGGCGACCCCGTCCTCGACCACGAGGAGCGCTACGCGTACGATGGGAAGACGGGGTGGCTCGAGACGTCCCGGATCCCGCTCCGCGACGAGAACGACGCCGTCGTCGGGCTCATCGGCATCACGCGCGACGTGACCGAGAAGAAGGAGGCTCGCGCGGCGATCCTCGAGGCCAAGGAGGCCGCCGAGGCTCGCGAGGCCGAGGTCGCCGAGCAGCGCCGCCTGCTCCGTACCATCGTCGACGCGGTCCCGGACTTCATCTATGCCATGGATCGGGAGGGCCGGTTCACGCTCCGGAACAAGGCCAGCCTCGCCCCCCACGGCATCGACGACCCCGAGGCGGCCGTGGGGATGAGCGAGTTCGACCTGTTCCCGGAGGACCTCGCCC
This sequence is a window from Rubrivirga marina. Protein-coding genes within it:
- a CDS encoding YciI family protein, with amino-acid sequence MIFRKADADTEAGLLPSTDLLEAMTAYNESLARAGVLLDGYGLKPSAEGARYDHDGGTSTLTGGPVAGTDALVAGITVIDAPSLDDAVAWALRWPREDGDVTLEVRQVHEPLPSFRAPRPDGRPRFVALLMHDESAAPAPDAAEQAAMARFMADAANAGVLLETGGLHATGDGARVKYTNGDPNVVPGPFPEPKVIGGYAVYQADSLDALRPWCERFGGVVGTGTSEVRPVFADADFGGALTPELQEREKALRAQSDV
- a CDS encoding MATE family efflux transporter; its protein translation is MVDSLSAPPLEEAPLPPPVPGRGLRGLVRDLGASLRGTDRDYTEGPLGQALLLLAVPMVLEMVMESVFAVVDVYWVASLGAPAVAAVGLTESVLSLMYAVAMGLAMAATALVSRRIGEKDPEGASRAAVQAVAVAVAASLPFAAVGVFFAADVLRLMGADAETVAIGTGYTAWMLGGNAVIMLIFVLNAVFRGAGDAAIAMRVLWLANGINLVLDPLLIFGWGPFPELGVTGAAIATTTGRGLAVLVQLVVLMRGGKHLRVLWEHVRLRADVMGRLLKTSAGGIAQFAVATSSWVFLVRIVAEFGAEALAGYTIAIRVFLFTLLPAWGLSNAAATLVGQNLGAGKPDRAERSVWVAGGVTSLLLGLVSIGYIVFDEALIRLFTDEAAVVAVGADGLRVMAYGYVIFAWAMVLPQAFNGAGDTLTPTWINLGCFWAFQVPLAWGLAIPLGWGVDGVFWSVVLAESLMAAVAAVLFRRGTWKATVV
- a CDS encoding head GIN domain-containing protein, encoding MRALLLLLAVLTTGCFNVSTDGERVEGSGTEGRRTVDADGVREVRLAAPGTLVITPGAAPLVIEGDDNLVDRLEVEVDDGELSIQVPPGASFRLDRPLRMRIGVERLEGVEVAGSGRVEASDVQTDDLDAAIAGAGALALDGLRAEAVDVRVAGSGDVTLSGRAGRLDVEIAGSGDVDASGLAAGEASVSVAGSGDVTVRVEKALDVEIMGSGDVHYFGSPTVSRRVMGSGDVSRRGD
- the clpB gene encoding ATP-dependent chaperone ClpB; its protein translation is MNLQKFTVKAQEAVQQAAEIAQSKNHQGIEPPHLLKAFLQDEGGLVPTLLSRLGANAGTLAALADRSIDKLPTVTGASVSGQYVGTDLNKAFDRALKEAEALGDEYVASEHLLMALAEGDGATANALQSQGVTKDALLKVLRDVRGGQRVQDPYAESKYDALNRYARDLNEAARKGKIDPVIGRDDEIRRVLQILSRRTKNNPVLVGEPGVGKTAIAEGLAIRIVEGDVPEGLQSKRILALDMGALIAGAKYRGEFEDRLKAVVKDVTDSDGEVILFIDEIHTLVGAGGGEGAMDAANILKPALARGELRAVGATTLDEYQKYFEKDKALERRFQMVLVDEPSVDDTVAILRGIKDRYEVHHGVRITDGAIVAAAELSDRYVTNRFLPDKAIDLIDEAASRLRIEIDSTPEELDQVEREIRTQEIAREAVKREGDDAQVEAITERLANLEEERDRLRAKYEQERDLVTTIKDSKAEIDRLKIEAADLERHGDFGQVAEIRYGQIPQLEQAIEGATQKLADVQKGGAMLKEEVDAEDIADVISRATGIPVSKMLETEREKLLHLEDEIEKRVVGQPEAVEAVANAVRRSRAGLQEASRPLGSFIFLGTTGVGKTELAKALAEQLFDDESALVRIDMSEYQERHTVSRLVGAPPGYVGYDEGGQLTEAVRRRPYSVVLLDEFEKAHPEVYNVLLQVLDDGRLTDSKGRVVDFTNTIIIMTSNLGSELITQKLGTDREITEAEMDALRDELTALLRQRLRPEFLNRIDETVVFRPLGRDQIRQIVEILFSNTQRLAARQGVRLVLTDAAKDALAKEGFDAAFGARPLKRVLQRQVANRLAEQILSGLVAEGDAVVIDAAPGGGVSLETVPAGEPLPDGSARLGTEAEDDEAQTRPMAPAGAA
- a CDS encoding VOC family protein, which translates into the protein MHTHHAIDYLEFTVRDLGEAKRFYTAAFGWTFTDYGPTYAGIQGPEREVGGMAEAEAPRTGGPLVILYSDDLEASQRAVEAAGGTISTPPFSFPGGRRFHFLDPSGNELAVWGEAE